From the Synchiropus splendidus isolate RoL2022-P1 chromosome 3, RoL_Sspl_1.0, whole genome shotgun sequence genome, the window GCAGTCCCGGTGCAGATCCCGACTCCCGCGATCCGTTTGACACGGAGGGAAAGGTGAGctgcttgttattattattgctgtttttGAGAGATGTTGTGCGGTGTTTTGACGTGTTAGCAAAGTTAGCGCTAGCAAGCTGATTGACAGAGACGATTCCACTTTTTTGACTCTGAATTTTTTTGTAACATCTTCAACATTTGTAAATTCAACAATTAATATAGGTTAACAAATAATTCGGATGTACGAAAGGCGAGAATTAGTTTGACTCATCATTTCCAGTACCTTTGTTTGTCATGGTTTTCTGTACTGATCTTTATTACTGTTCGTTTGTCATAGCAACCTCAATCTCTTGTTGACATAACAAGGATGGAAAGGGAGCAGAGTGAGGATAACGTCTTGCAATCTCTGGTCCTTTTTGCAGTCATTTTACTTTCCCAGATTCCCCTTCTAGTATTCCAAAGCCCTGTGGTTAATGTCATGAAACAGATATAGGAATAGCAGTACTAGTACTAGAGTACCAGTACCTGCTAACAATGTGTTGGTGAATGTGATTCATGTTGTGTTTCAAGCTGTCAGTAGTTGTAAAGTTACATGTTTTGGATTTGAGAAGCGTTTTTTTCAACTCTGCAGCTTCATGGAACAAAACTGAACAGAATGTGTGCATCTCCCTGTACTGTATTTCTTATCTTGATGCCCCAGTTAATTCCAAAGTCCCACCGCAATCGACGATGAGAAAAACTGTTGAGTTGAATCTCTGTTTTATGTCGATTTTATCAACAACATACAGAAGCTCCAGCTATTCGTGGCAGTCTGGTCTGGTTGTTGAGTTTGTAAAAGTGTGTCATTTATATAATTGCATGATTGTAAGGATTTTGTTCCAGTGATACTCAAATTTCTTTTGCCTCGGTAGCTTCATGGTTGTAAACGCAGCATAAATCATAATGTTatatgttcatatatatatataaacttagAACACAACTTGGTCACAATGTCTGAGTTTCAATTTTCTCTGAAATAAAAGTCACAAAAAAGGGCAACACACTTTATACTGAAATAAACGCTGTCTAAAGTCGCCATCATTTGAACTGTGAATAATTGAGTAATTACAGCAGcctataaattaaataaattttgcCCTTGTGTGAAGTGTTTCAAGATTACTTCATCCAAATTTAAACCAAATAGCGAGAAGGGTTCAGAAGTTATTATGAATTCCTTGTGAATGCTGTTGGTCGTCCAGATCTCCAGCAGACTGCCTTCCTCTTTTTTGACTGTGTTCAAGCATATTCTTTTCAATTCTGGGGAATTATAGTCAGCTATTATTCCTCCTAAATAATGAAACAGATGATGAGATCATGGATATTGTTAGAATTTGATATAATTTGTGCAACATGCTATTTTTGAAACTAGGCTATGGGGACTTCATGGGCTTTTTGCCGGGATTATTTAGTGACATTGAAAGGTGACTATAATTTGCAAACACTCCTTAATGGTGGCCTGAGTTTTGACTGACCCTCGTCTGGCTTGAGCCCTGAGGAATTATGTATTGTGAAATTACCTTTGAACATCAAGCACAGTTTTCTATACCACGCAAATCGTATTCACTctggtagtgatgggtggatgaggtttcatgaagcagtgtcctgatttacagagaccaccaggtggcactgtctgctgtaaaatatctgGACTTGACCATTGAttcattcaatgaagcctcacatcatttctaaaccaagagcgccaactagttgatctctgaaaatgagaacactgtttcataaatctcacaatattgtttcatgatgcctcatctacccatgacTGCACTCTGGACTTCATGATCGAACCAACTATAAAACAGTCATTTAGTATTTCCTGTTTACTGACTCTCTGCTTAGGTCTGCTCAAGTTTTCAGAGGAAGGTCCAGAGCAAGATCAAAGACCTCCTCCAGCAGATGGAGGAAGGCCTGAAGACAGCCGACCCTCATGACTTCTCCAGCTACACCGGCTGGACAGGTGAGGAGCTTCGCACATCTGGTCCCCAGTTATTGATGGGTGAAGAATGTGTGATGGACGACGCCTTCTCTGCAGGAATTGCTTTGTTATACCTTCAGCTGCACCGCATGTCCAGCGACGCATCCCACCTCCAGAGGGCGCTGGATTATGTGAAGAGAGCCATGCGCATCCTAAATGGTAGGAAGGTGACCTTTCTTTGCGGTGACGCTGGACCTCTGGCGGTGGCTGCTGTGGTCCACCACAAACTGAACAACGCTTCTGAGAGCAAAGACTGTGTGTCCAGGTCAGTGCTGGTTAATCCTGCCAGGGTTACACCGATGTCAACCCAAACCTTGGCGTAATATAGACGCACTCTCTTTCCAGGCTTTTGCAGCTGCAGCGCTCAGTGCTGAGTCCAGACAATGAGATGCCCGATGAGCTCCTGTATGGACGGGCCGGCTACCTTTACGCTCTGCTGTACGTCAACAAAGAGATAGGAGCCAGCACCGTCGATGAAGGCACCATTTCCAAAGTGAGCAAATGATGACGTTTGGGCTGTGTGTCGACTTACTGCAGCTGGATTATGTAAAATACATCTTGTTTGAGAGGGTCCAACACATTTAACTGCCAGTCACAGACGGATATTGTCTGAACCCATGAACCGCGGGATTAAGCTGGAACGGACGCCAAATATAATCTTCAGAGTGTTTAAGCCGTTGTAATACAAAAGCAGATTGTGAGAAAGGACGCGAGTGTTTTTGTTATCGTCTAATGTGCGACATGTTATGTATGGAGTCGGTTTCAAACTGTCGAAGTGCTTAATTCTACTCTTTCAGGTAGTGACGGCCATCATCGAATCTGGGAAGAGCTTTTCAGCGGAGCAGAAGAAGACGGAACGCTGTCCTCTGCTCTACGAGTGGCACAAGAAGCAGTACATCGGAGCAGCCCACGGCCTGGCCGGGATCTTTTATATGCTCATGCAGGTAGGTCAGGATAAATTTACCCTTGTGATGTCATTTTAGagctattgatttatttattcttctccAGAAATAtcactctctctcacttgcACTGGTGTCTGCTGGAGTGAAACTCATTGCTTCTGTGTCTAATGTTTAATCCCTACAGTGTAAATAGATTTGTCTTGAGTAtggtttgttattgttattatatatattgaatAATCTCATTTTAAAGAATTTTGAAAATCTTAAGCAGTGTTGAGGAATAGATTAGATTGGATGAGTTTTCACCCCATAATGACCGAAGATAGAAAAATAGTGTGTGGCCCCCTTGAAGTCATCCTAACTCGAGCCCTGATCGAGAAGTTGTTGTTCCTACTCACTGCAGAAATGACTGTTATTATCTCCCTCTAGCCATCAGCTAACGTGCACCCTGACATGCTGGCAGAGCTGGTCCGTCCGAGCATCGACTACGTTCGCCACAAGAGGTTCCGCTCCGGTAACTTCCCTTCATCTCTGAGTAATGAGAGTGATCGACTGGTGCACTGGTGTCACGGAGCCCCGGGCGTCATCCACTTGCTCATCATGGCTTACAAGGTGAGAGACGTGACTCTGCTCCCCCTAAAAGGTTAGCTGTGGCTCATGCCCTTCACACTTGAAGGAACTGTTGGAAGCTTTGACTCTTAATGTCAAAGCCACGCTATTGTCCGTCCTTGTCCATGGCAGCCAATGATAATGGGAGGAAAGATTCATGGTCCAGTAGAACTGCGTCATTGGCGGTGCTTGTATCGTGACATCAGCTTCGCTTCTGTAGTCTGCTTCCAGAACaatgtctatctatctacctatctttctatctttctttctgtctgtctgtctgtctgtctgtctgtctgtctgtctgtctgtctgtctgtctgtctgtctgtccgtccgtccgtccgtccgtccgtccgtccgtccgtccgtccgtccgtccgtccatctatcacCCATACATCCATCagtcttgttttgcttttccatttcatttctgaCAGACCGTCACACTTCTCTCAGTCTCTATCCAGCTGGAGTGTACTTGCCACAGTAACTGAGCAGCCATTACAGCATGAATCTGCCCGATTGTTCCTCTTCAACTGCACCATTCATTGTGGTTTTCTAAGCTCCCATCGTCTCCAAGTCGCAGCTGAACACTGCTGAATAATAAGCACTTACTGCCCTGGTTTTCACTGGTGTGTCTGGATCTTATTAACAATTAGGAAGgcatttgggaaaaaaaggtgAATTGTCTTCTGCTGGATACAAACCCACATCATTGGTGTCCATGAAATGTGATTTATCTCAGTCTAGATTGCATATTGAGTGTAATAAAGTCAGGTTTTCTGGTTCTTGGTGGAAGTACCAGCCTGGCAGCAGCACCACAGGATGAACGTTCATGAAGCCAAATGAGCCGACCTGTACAGAACTGCCACCAACATCAAATCACTCATCTAGTTATTTCCCATCCACCCTgaacattttattgaaatatgttagtttttttttgttattttgttagttaccaatgggaaaaaaatagctCCAATATGAAATTGCTCGCAAAAGGACGGCCATTCAGAAGTAAGAGTCACCTGTtggcaggaagtgaagaaaaaCCATATTCATATTATATTCAAAAATCAAAGGCACACTTACATTAAACAAAAGTGATAGCTGTGATGCTAAAAACAGCTTGAACAGTACAAAGTGAAAGAATTTGaaagtggatttaaaaaaaaaaaattcaagtcCATTGTTAGCCAGCTGTCAAGTCACATCCTAccaatatagtttttttttcaatatgctgcaaatgtaaaatattttattttattttattatttgcgAAATGGTCAGGCCATTCCCAGTAAACGTGTGAACGTCTGGCATCCATCATTGCCTCCTTTCACTATTGCActtgtataataatataatattggaATAAAATTTACAGGACGGTTCAGTGTGAAATGTAACTGGGGTCGACCAGTAATTGATGAAGACACAGTGCCAGTGAGCAGCGAGGGGCTTATTACGGCTGAACGCAGCACACACTATTGGTCCTCTGCCTCCAGCTGCTGAGGAGCACCTGCGGCTCTCTGCTCCAGGCGGGTGATGATGTTTGTTGGCCTTGACGGACAGCTTGACGGGCTCAGAGCGATAATGAATCTGTTTCGCCGCCACATCCCTGACCAGATGTTGCAAACAAACATAATGGCTCCGTCCGTGGTGCTGGTCTCATCCATCTGCCTTGATGAGGCTCATTACTCGACTGCAGAGCTGAGATCCATCAGGCTCAAGAGTGTCACTGCAGCTTTCTGTCATTTCAATCGCTGCCGAGCGTCGTGGGTAAGGTCTTCTTCCCGAGCCCATTAGAGAGCCTGGCGACTAATGTGCTGCTATTCCTCTGATGCGGAGACGCTGGCGCCACACATGAGTGTTGATCACAGCCCGGCTGTTTGACCTCTGTTGTTATCCAGGTGCTTTACTGTGGCGGGGAAGACGCTTCCTCTTAACCACTCTTTGAGCTCACTGTGACATCAGTACAGGGAGCGTAACAAGGGAGGGTCGGGAGAACAAAGGCTTGGTCTGTTGGCTGGTCCAACAAAGCGTCCAGCAGAGCAGCTTCATGGTCTAACTAACTTCTGGGCGTCTCAGGATTGCCCCAGTGGTGAAGTGGAAGTCCTCCATGAGGTCTGTGATTCACTGTTGGACCCCTGTCAAGTTGGCTTGAACATGGTTCTGTTTGTTGAAGGAAGCTGATAGAGGCAGCGCAGAACTTGTTTGTTATTACGCAATAATAGGGCTTTCAAGTATCTGTTTTGAGGACAAAGTGGCCTGGTAGAGCGGAAATACCCAGGCGTCACTGATGAACTGACACTTTGTTCGAGTGCGTGTCTTATATCTCATATTCATTGATTATTACTGAATGAAAAGGTGTGTAATATGCTTACTATCAGTGCTGCAAAAATCCGTGTACAATAAAAGAGTATTAAAATATAGAAGACCCGAACAAGTGAGGTTGAGTTGCCACTTGTGCCTCCACCTCAAAAGATGGAAGTCAGGGTCCATGTTTCCATCACTATTTGGATACAAAGACATTGACTCTTGAGTGCACGGTTTCATTTTATGCAGCCGGTTCTGACCTTAGAGAGGCATGGTTTCTGATGTTTTATCTGTTGTTTAACCCAGCGTTTTTCAACTGGTGTGCCACAGCACTGTGCCGCATTAAACTGTCAGGTGCagcgtgggaaatgatccagtttcacctcatttgtccggagagaGAGGTGGGCGATaagatgacatgaaatcatgaacGATTGGAAGGTGTTGGGGGTGGACCAACCAGAGGGGATGAGATTCTTTCTATGCACTGTAGATTAACCAAGCGCtcctcttctcacacacacacatcctcacagcgaagaagccggtcagATGTGCAACTTTGAGATGTTAAACCAGATCTGGCCCTAACTTGCCCAcccacacaccttcatgacagaacGATGGAGCGTTCCTTGTCGGCCCTGTGTCACCCAGCACTGTCAGCACCGCAAAGCTAATTGAGCTGAACGTGATGTCTCActttaaaactttattgactCTCGTAAACTAGCAAAGTTTGCTTcctggtttaaaagttggctacaaactgaatgcagaaccaaataaatgcacttcAACTTATGAAGAGATAAACAAtcgttgttgttatgaagctgaaCCAAAGGATGTTGAAGATTTGTCTGTGAATTCCCCAAACCCGAATAAAATCGTGCAAAAAAGAATCCAAacagttattaataataaatgatgtatttttgccatgttgcccAGCCCTTCCTGCAGACATCATTAAACATGCCAAAATAGTCGGGTCATtagctacaatttttcataAATTTGAAGGGATTTTTGACAGTAGTTTTGACTGAGAATCcattggtggtgagcctcaggatttttttgtcAATGAACCATGTGTGCCGTGGCtgaaaaaaggctgaaaaacactggtttaaCTGAGTGATCTACACTGGTTTGCGCAGTGGCCTAGGCACCTCATTATGAGTTTGCTATCacctcagctccactgtctAACTGGGCTCCTCTCCGCAGGTGTTTAAAGAAGAGAAGTACCTGAAGGAGGCAGCAGAGTGCGCCGAGGTGATCTGGCAGAGGGGCCTGCTCAGGAAAGGCTATGGCATCTGCCACGGCACCTCGGGGAACGGCTACGCCTTTCTGTCCATGTACAAGCTAACGCAGGAGAAGAAGTACTTGTACCGCGCCTGCAAGGTAAGCGCAGGCCAAGAGTGCTGTCACATTCTCATGTCATGCTTTTGGTTGAGCAGATAGTCACTTGGTCATGTATGTTTTAGTTTGCCGAATGGTGCTTGGACTACGGGACCCACGGATGCCGCATCCCAGACAGACCCTACTCCCTGTTTGAAGGTACTGTTTATCCTCAAGCCATGTAGTACCTGAGTAGTTTCTCCTGTCCTTCAAGCTCAGCCATGAGAGGCCTGGCACTCCAGCTGTGACTAAGCCAATTATGAAGCGTGTGAAAGGTTTTATTGCACCGATGGTTGGTCGAATTAAGGCCACATCTGGCACCAGGGCTGAGCCTCTGAGCCTCAGAAGCGGCTTCGCTGCAGAGCGTTTTGATGGGTGCCGGACTCGCAGCCTGTTTCTACACTTCAAATTGGTGTCTTCAGAGACCttctctgaatcagccatgacaTTTATGATAAGATATTTAAGTCATGGATCCTATTACAACAGTCAACCTCACAATGGATGCCATTTTGTTAGGTTGCAGGAGCAGCGTTATTCTACTCATTTGTTTTTGGTGCTGACATCATCTGTAACTTCCTCAAAGACTAAAACAACTATAAACAACATGTAGAAATTGATGACACAAATTCATTCGCTGTAAAACACCGGCAGCTTGATGTCATGTTGTGACGGACGTAATAGTGAAGCTTGGCTCGTGTTGAGCCTCCAGACTGAGTCTGACACAGACCGCCAAAATAAGATGTCTCCATCTGAATATTGAATTGATCTTGCACGAGTTTTCTGAGAGGAGATATCTCATCTTTCCACTTCAGTGTGTCAGAATCTTAACTTTGCCAAAGTAAAGTGGAGTTTTTAATTTGTCGCTGGGTTTGAACTATAAATGGAGTGATCTGTATCGTTTCAAATCGGTTCCGGACCGGCTGCAGTTCCAGTTCAAGAGCTCTAAAATGAGTTGCAGAAATaattaaattgaaaatgaataagACTTGTGGGGGTGGATTGTCAGACAGGACTTGATTGTAATTCAAACTGTAATTCACTCCCACATGAGATTTGGCTGTGGTTTCTACTGTAAGTAAAGAAAGTAAAGCATTCTTCTGAGGCAGCACTTGAGCTGGGGTGATGACTGATGTTAGGTGAACATGAGCTGCGTTTGGCTGATGCCCCCCTGTCTCCCCCCCTCAGGCATGGCGGGAGCCATCCACTACCTGTCTGAAATCGCCACTCCCGAGACGTCCTGTTTCCCCGCTTTTGAACTTTGACCTGCTGACAGCGGGACTGAAGCAGTGTGACAAAAGCCCTGAGGTGAAGATGTACGCGGATGGACGGCCTTCCTTCTGCTCCCGACGCGCCGGAGCGGACTTGCCACGTCATCCTCAGCCTTTAACTTCCAGCCGATGAGGAGGTTCTGTGTTGTCGTGTGGTGAACTGCATGGTCTCTAATCCTGTTGGTGTGCTGATGATGCCATCTGCCCACAAGTGTTTCTCACTTCCGTCTCTTCTTCCGTCGTCCCGACACTCGATGCGTTGCTGCCATGAGTGTTGAGTTTCTAACCCTCGACCTTTGTGAGCAGTGCTCATGACTAGGGGAGTTAATGAACCTTCACATTTGCGAGGAAAAGTTTACCAGCACCGACATATTTGTCCTCTTTTGGTTGCCACGGTGACGCTTTGAGTTTTCCAGGAGCTGGACTTAAGCACAGTGAGAAATAAAGTTGAGAAGACAGAGGAGGTGTGACAGTCCCGACAGCACATGAATGCACATGAATGCCTGGTTCTCTGGTGGAGAGCTCTCCCTTTAATGTTGGTGCATGTTCACACCCGTGTGTCTAACTGTGACGTGTTACGTGTGCAATGAAGGACCTCATGTATCAGCAGTGTGAAACTTCCCATTTGCTCCGGTTTAGTTGGAAGTCCGGCGGCCAGGTTGGCCAGAACCGATGCTCAATTCTGAGTGGTGTCCAACCCTTCACATGAGTCAGGGAATTGCGAAATGATGAATTTAGCTCCGACATTAATGCGTGTTCGAACGTTGCTACCAGGAAGAGGCCTGCTATCTTTTAATAGGTTATTATGAGTACAATACTCCTTCGTACGTCCATTTTCTGAGCTGCGGACACGGCGCGGAATTGATTTGTTCTcctgagagaggaagagatttGGGTTGTAACTCACGTTTTAGTTCAGTTctaagcttttgttttcatattcaaGAAATGTTTCAAGAAACTGATAGCTGAGAGATTTGCGTCTTATGATTAAAATCTGGCGTTTTTGTTGTCGCCAATTCAGTAAACT encodes:
- the lancl2 gene encoding lanC-like protein 2, encoding MGDSMSKRLKLVSVTEAEMEERSFNNPYPDWDQGVMAGSPGADPDSRDPFDTEGKVCSSFQRKVQSKIKDLLQQMEEGLKTADPHDFSSYTGWTGIALLYLQLHRMSSDASHLQRALDYVKRAMRILNGRKVTFLCGDAGPLAVAAVVHHKLNNASESKDCVSRLLQLQRSVLSPDNEMPDELLYGRAGYLYALLYVNKEIGASTVDEGTISKVVTAIIESGKSFSAEQKKTERCPLLYEWHKKQYIGAAHGLAGIFYMLMQPSANVHPDMLAELVRPSIDYVRHKRFRSGNFPSSLSNESDRLVHWCHGAPGVIHLLIMAYKVFKEEKYLKEAAECAEVIWQRGLLRKGYGICHGTSGNGYAFLSMYKLTQEKKYLYRACKFAEWCLDYGTHGCRIPDRPYSLFEGMAGAIHYLSEIATPETSCFPAFEL